One window of the Desulfonatronum thiosulfatophilum genome contains the following:
- a CDS encoding DUF1134 domain-containing protein: MNKRCTFYLLALLLPLFLLTFAQADASAQTSSESNTYSKEEIQNAVEGFFAGTTRGLAEILERIFADYGRPQGYIQGEEAGAALVVGLRYGQGFLHLKGMEPVQVYWQGPSVGFDIGVNVAKNFTLVYNLTDPNLIFQRFPGLDGSAYIVGGLSMNYQKSNEIVLAPIRTGMGLRLGASVGYLHYTERKHMNPL; this comes from the coding sequence ATGAACAAACGTTGTACATTCTACCTGTTGGCGCTCTTGCTTCCTCTGTTCCTCCTGACCTTTGCCCAGGCGGACGCATCCGCCCAGACATCCAGCGAATCCAACACCTACAGCAAGGAAGAAATCCAGAACGCCGTTGAAGGCTTTTTTGCAGGTACGACCAGAGGGCTCGCGGAAATACTGGAGCGCATCTTCGCTGACTACGGCCGCCCCCAAGGCTACATCCAGGGCGAGGAGGCCGGAGCCGCTCTGGTCGTAGGGCTGCGTTACGGCCAGGGCTTCCTACACCTCAAGGGTATGGAGCCAGTCCAGGTCTACTGGCAGGGACCATCCGTTGGTTTCGACATCGGTGTCAATGTCGCGAAGAACTTTACCCTGGTCTACAACCTGACGGATCCCAATTTAATATTTCAGCGATTTCCCGGACTGGACGGCAGCGCCTACATTGTCGGTGGCCTGAGCATGAATTACCAGAAAAGCAACGAGATCGTCCTGGCCCCAATCAGGACCGGAATGGGCCTACGCCTTGGAGCGAGCGTTGGCTATCTGCACTATACCGAACGGAAGCATATGAACCCATTATGA
- the fliJ gene encoding flagellar export protein FliJ — MRKPFHFSLEHVLDYRRQLVDSARLELIAAQKIYQAQARKLDDMRRKLEEAASQLESNRLLATAQFWLWNQYREHLLQDIAREEHQLQKLAAKVAACRGELIQRSKDAKILERLRNRKALDYYEQEKNTEQKELDEMAALRHQFKGV, encoded by the coding sequence GTGCGCAAGCCGTTTCATTTTTCGTTGGAACATGTTTTGGACTACAGGCGCCAACTTGTAGACTCTGCCAGGCTGGAGCTGATTGCGGCCCAGAAAATCTATCAGGCCCAGGCCCGGAAGCTGGACGACATGCGCCGCAAACTGGAGGAAGCCGCGTCCCAATTGGAGAGCAATCGACTTTTGGCGACTGCCCAGTTCTGGCTGTGGAACCAGTACAGGGAACATCTCTTGCAGGATATCGCGCGGGAAGAGCATCAACTGCAGAAACTGGCCGCAAAGGTCGCCGCCTGCCGCGGTGAACTAATTCAACGATCGAAGGACGCCAAGATTTTGGAGCGCCTGCGCAACAGAAAGGCTCTGGATTATTATGAACAAGAAAAAAATACTGAACAAAAAGAACTTGATGAAATGGCGGCCCTTCGGCACCAGTTTAAAGGTGTCTAG
- a CDS encoding MotE family protein — protein sequence MSSLLAGVAVLSLTKLVFLAVWSGIQPADYKVTSVAQAALAAPSPAYAQLPASEIPGAWNVAQQGGDPQQFASQGNLSEEWQNLRRRQEELQRKEQALQALERELDAKLNRLQQLENRLQTMLDEADVLRDGKIKHLVDVYSNMKPREAAKALEALEEPVAVKILSGMRGRSAGEVLSFVDAERAARLTEALTRIHIPLQ from the coding sequence GTGTCTAGCCTGCTTGCGGGCGTGGCTGTGCTCAGCTTGACCAAGCTGGTTTTTCTGGCGGTCTGGAGCGGGATACAGCCTGCGGACTATAAGGTAACGTCCGTAGCCCAGGCCGCTCTTGCGGCGCCGTCGCCGGCGTATGCCCAGCTGCCGGCAAGCGAAATCCCCGGAGCCTGGAATGTGGCGCAACAGGGGGGCGATCCCCAGCAATTCGCCAGCCAGGGCAATCTTTCCGAGGAGTGGCAGAACCTACGCCGCCGGCAGGAGGAGTTGCAGCGCAAGGAGCAGGCGCTCCAGGCCCTGGAACGGGAGCTGGATGCCAAGCTGAACCGATTGCAGCAGCTGGAAAACCGGCTTCAGACCATGCTTGACGAGGCCGACGTGCTCCGGGACGGAAAGATCAAACACCTTGTGGACGTCTACTCGAACATGAAGCCCCGGGAGGCGGCCAAGGCGCTGGAGGCCCTGGAGGAACCCGTGGCCGTCAAAATTCTGTCTGGAATGCGGGGCCGCAGTGCCGGGGAAGTGCTTTCCTTCGTGGATGCGGAAAGGGCCGCCAGGTTGACCGAAGCCTTGACCCGGATTCACATTCCATTGCAATGA
- the panC gene encoding pantoate--beta-alanine ligase has translation MQIITQPIQMQSWSMQQRCAGKRLALVPTMGYFHDGHTSLMTWAKSQADLLMVSLFVNPTQFGPREDLRQYPRNLDRDTQIAEDLGVDVLFMPSAEDMFPSNHAVWVEAPSLCRGLCAVQRPTHFRGVATVVAKLLMLTCPNLAVFGQKDWQQLAVIQRMVQDLNFPVEIRSRPTVRESDGLAMSSRNVNLDPAERTQAPTIYSGLRQVQQWVGDGETEASLLLAALGEFYAREMPLGRVEYMAIVEPELLYPLEEVSGAALVAVAVQFQGARLIDNILINTQGQ, from the coding sequence ATGCAAATCATTACTCAGCCGATCCAGATGCAGTCATGGAGCATGCAGCAGCGTTGCGCGGGCAAGCGCCTGGCTCTCGTTCCGACCATGGGCTATTTCCATGACGGCCATACGTCCTTGATGACCTGGGCCAAATCTCAAGCGGATTTGTTGATGGTCAGCCTGTTCGTGAACCCGACCCAGTTCGGGCCGCGGGAGGATTTGCGGCAGTATCCCCGGAATCTCGATCGCGACACCCAAATTGCCGAAGACCTTGGCGTGGATGTCCTGTTCATGCCCAGTGCGGAGGACATGTTTCCTTCAAACCATGCCGTGTGGGTGGAAGCGCCTTCGCTGTGCAGGGGATTGTGCGCGGTGCAGCGGCCGACCCATTTCCGGGGCGTGGCCACGGTGGTCGCCAAGCTACTCATGTTGACCTGTCCCAACCTGGCTGTTTTCGGCCAAAAGGATTGGCAGCAGCTGGCCGTGATCCAGCGTATGGTCCAGGATCTGAATTTTCCGGTGGAAATTCGATCCAGGCCGACTGTTCGCGAATCCGACGGGCTGGCCATGAGTTCCCGGAACGTGAATCTCGATCCGGCCGAACGGACGCAGGCACCGACCATCTACAGCGGGTTGCGTCAAGTGCAGCAGTGGGTCGGCGACGGCGAGACAGAGGCGAGCCTGCTTCTGGCCGCGCTGGGTGAATTCTATGCCCGGGAGATGCCTTTGGGACGGGTGGAATACATGGCCATCGTGGAACCGGAGCTGCTGTACCCGTTGGAAGAGGTGAGCGGCGCGGCTCTGGTGGCGGTGGCCGTTCAATTCCAGGGCGCCCGCTTGATTGACAATATTTTAATCAATACGCAGGGACAATAA
- a CDS encoding DUF721 domain-containing protein, translated as MAYQAREILHGLWSDPEHRRRLRLARMWTSWSKIVGDHVAELARPLGHNKTTLLLGVDDPMAMQEIHFQTSAILEAVNAALGEKCFDKVRLDLLNGRSPLDAIAQTLVRGREVRSRSPRQAFDDAGFTAGDLGHDAGSFSAVPALERCYRAYVRLVEETRAQKNRD; from the coding sequence ATGGCATATCAAGCCAGAGAGATTTTGCACGGGCTCTGGAGCGATCCGGAGCATCGCCGCCGACTGCGTCTGGCCAGAATGTGGACGTCCTGGAGCAAAATTGTCGGAGACCATGTGGCGGAACTGGCAAGACCACTCGGTCACAACAAAACCACCTTGCTTCTGGGCGTGGACGATCCCATGGCAATGCAGGAGATCCACTTCCAGACTTCGGCGATTCTTGAGGCGGTTAATGCGGCTTTGGGTGAAAAATGCTTTGACAAAGTTCGTCTTGATCTGCTAAATGGCCGTTCTCCCTTGGACGCGATTGCCCAGACGCTGGTTCGGGGGAGGGAAGTTCGATCCCGCTCGCCGCGCCAAGCATTTGATGACGCGGGATTTACCGCGGGAGATCTGGGACATGATGCCGGAAGCTTTTCCGCAGTCCCGGCACTTGAACGATGCTACAGAGCCTATGTTCGCCTTGTTGAAGAAACACGGGCGCAAAAAAATAGAGATTAG
- the metK gene encoding methionine adenosyltransferase, protein MHGNTSSYFFTSESVTEGHPDKVADQISDSVLDCIIAQDPDARVACETLVTTGLAFIAGEISTNAYADLPSIVRQTVRDIGYVNSEMGFDADTCAVVSSIDKQSVDIAVGVNRTKPEEQGAGDQGMMFGFAVNETSTLMPAPIFYAHKLSRRLAYVRKKKILDFLRPDGKTEVCIEYQNGKPKRVDNVVIACQHDENIAHVDLVDAVKQEVIFKVLPEEMVDEKMRIYINTTGRFVLGGPLADCGLTGRKIIQDTYGGMGNHGGGAFSGKDPSKVDRSGAYMARYIAKNVVAAGLAERCEVQVAYAIGVAEPISTLVTSWGTGVVSDEVLTKAVLEVFDLRPFFISKRLDLKRPIYKKASIYGHFGREDVDFTWESTDATDDLRTAAKV, encoded by the coding sequence ATGCACGGGAATACCAGTTCCTATTTCTTCACTTCGGAATCCGTCACCGAAGGTCACCCGGACAAAGTCGCGGATCAGATTTCCGATTCCGTGCTGGACTGCATTATTGCCCAGGACCCCGATGCCCGCGTGGCCTGCGAAACGCTGGTGACCACAGGCCTGGCCTTCATTGCCGGCGAGATCTCCACCAACGCCTACGCCGACCTGCCCAGCATCGTGCGCCAGACCGTCCGGGACATCGGATACGTCAATTCGGAAATGGGCTTTGACGCTGACACTTGCGCCGTTGTGTCCTCCATCGACAAGCAGTCCGTGGACATTGCCGTAGGCGTGAACAGGACAAAGCCGGAAGAGCAGGGCGCCGGGGACCAGGGCATGATGTTCGGTTTTGCGGTCAATGAAACGTCGACCTTGATGCCGGCTCCAATTTTTTATGCCCACAAGCTTTCCAGACGTCTGGCGTACGTTCGGAAAAAGAAAATTTTGGATTTCCTGCGGCCCGACGGCAAAACCGAAGTTTGCATCGAATACCAGAATGGCAAGCCCAAGCGGGTCGACAACGTGGTCATCGCTTGTCAGCACGATGAAAACATCGCCCATGTCGACCTGGTGGACGCCGTCAAGCAAGAGGTCATCTTCAAGGTCCTTCCTGAAGAGATGGTGGATGAGAAGATGCGAATCTACATCAACACCACCGGACGCTTTGTGCTCGGCGGTCCGCTTGCGGACTGCGGCCTGACGGGACGCAAGATCATCCAAGATACTTACGGCGGCATGGGCAACCATGGGGGAGGCGCGTTTTCCGGAAAGGATCCGTCCAAGGTGGATCGTTCCGGAGCCTACATGGCCCGTTATATCGCCAAGAACGTGGTGGCCGCTGGCCTGGCCGAACGCTGTGAGGTCCAGGTGGCCTATGCCATCGGCGTGGCGGAGCCCATCTCCACCCTGGTCACATCCTGGGGCACGGGAGTTGTTTCGGATGAGGTGCTGACCAAGGCCGTGCTCGAAGTTTTCGACCTGCGTCCCTTTTTCATCAGCAAGCGCCTGGACCTGAAGCGCCCCATCTACAAGAAAGCTTCGATCTATGGTCATTTCGGGCGCGAAGACGTTGATTTTACTTGGGAAAGCACGGACGCCACGGACGATTTACGGACGGCGGCCAAGGTCTAA
- a CDS encoding methyltransferase domain-containing protein, with amino-acid sequence MLTSYHDTGGRLWRLMVGFCLFLVMFMISTGRVFLVHGADSSPPELDVGYVPTPHEVVQRMLEMAGVHDDDFVVDLGSGDGRIVVAAIRDFDARLALGIDLDPQRVAEGRESARRDGVEDRTVFLEGDLFGMDFSDATVLTMYLLPALNLRLKPIILKDMAPGTRIVSHAFDMGDWIPDQAEIVAGHAVYLWIVPARVEGDWTVRAPDHSEFALSFTQTFQQIKGHAVINGSRTELTGLRLRGNRILFSIGEDQYIGRIMGDTIVPDPSQEEATDWHARRK; translated from the coding sequence ATGTTAACGTCGTACCATGATACTGGTGGACGGCTCTGGCGGCTTATGGTCGGATTCTGTCTTTTTCTCGTCATGTTCATGATTTCGACTGGTCGAGTGTTTCTGGTTCACGGGGCGGATTCCTCGCCGCCAGAACTCGATGTCGGATACGTGCCCACTCCGCATGAGGTCGTGCAGCGCATGCTGGAGATGGCGGGTGTGCATGACGACGATTTTGTCGTTGATCTGGGGTCGGGGGACGGCCGGATTGTCGTCGCGGCGATACGGGACTTTGATGCGCGTCTTGCCCTTGGAATCGATCTCGATCCGCAACGGGTGGCCGAAGGTCGTGAGAGCGCCAGAAGAGACGGTGTCGAGGATCGTACCGTTTTCCTGGAAGGGGACTTGTTCGGGATGGATTTTTCAGATGCCACGGTCCTGACGATGTATCTGCTGCCCGCGCTCAATCTGCGATTGAAGCCGATAATTCTGAAGGACATGGCTCCGGGTACGCGGATCGTCTCGCATGCTTTCGACATGGGGGACTGGATTCCTGATCAGGCCGAAATAGTTGCCGGACACGCCGTTTATCTCTGGATCGTGCCGGCACGGGTGGAGGGCGATTGGACGGTCAGGGCGCCGGATCACAGTGAATTTGCACTTTCATTCACCCAAACCTTCCAGCAGATTAAGGGCCATGCTGTTATCAATGGTTCGAGGACGGAACTTACGGGTTTGCGTTTGCGGGGAAACCGGATTTTATTCTCAATTGGCGAAGATCAGTATATCGGAAGGATCATGGGCGACACCATCGTCCCGGACCCGTCGCAAGAGGAGGCAACCGACTGGCACGCCCGGCGCAAGTGA
- the truA gene encoding tRNA pseudouridine(38-40) synthase TruA: protein MYSCNDRPAREESETIAAFNSSDKASEEPIEPTTRLKLQLAYAGTDFHGWQLQDGARTVQGCLEKALAQLVGRPVRVHGAGRTDAGVHALGQVAHVQVPARRGNLPWQRALNALLPQDVCVVEVQIVPDSFHARFDANRKTYSYTLWTEPTYVLPQRKGYVWPVGRLDLEAMVQASKYLVGRRDWSAFQNRGTPVRSTVRTVFDVHPEIGGRPNETVWFFSADGFLKQMVRNMMGCLVTVGKGKLCADQVEAILRQGSRASAPATAPARGLCLERVEYRESAACPDPVPDG from the coding sequence ATGTACAGCTGCAATGATCGGCCTGCGCGCGAAGAATCCGAAACAATCGCGGCGTTCAACTCATCCGACAAGGCATCCGAAGAACCCATAGAACCCACGACCCGGCTGAAGCTCCAGCTGGCCTACGCTGGAACGGACTTCCACGGCTGGCAACTTCAGGACGGGGCCCGCACGGTACAGGGCTGTCTTGAAAAGGCTCTCGCTCAATTGGTGGGACGGCCTGTGCGAGTGCATGGAGCCGGCAGGACCGATGCCGGGGTTCATGCCCTGGGTCAGGTGGCCCACGTTCAGGTGCCGGCCAGGCGCGGCAATCTGCCCTGGCAACGCGCCTTGAACGCCTTGTTGCCGCAGGATGTCTGTGTTGTCGAGGTCCAAATCGTTCCCGACTCCTTCCATGCCCGCTTTGACGCGAATCGCAAAACCTACAGCTATACCCTGTGGACCGAGCCGACATATGTCCTGCCTCAGCGCAAGGGGTACGTCTGGCCAGTCGGCCGTCTGGATCTGGAAGCCATGGTTCAGGCCTCGAAGTACCTTGTCGGACGCAGGGACTGGTCCGCCTTCCAGAACCGGGGCACCCCGGTCCGCAGCACGGTGCGGACGGTCTTTGACGTTCATCCCGAGATCGGAGGAAGGCCGAATGAAACAGTATGGTTTTTTTCGGCGGACGGGTTTTTGAAGCAAATGGTCCGGAACATGATGGGCTGCCTGGTCACGGTGGGCAAAGGAAAGCTCTGTGCTGACCAGGTGGAGGCCATTCTCCGACAGGGCTCGCGGGCGTCTGCGCCGGCCACAGCCCCGGCGCGGGGCCTGTGCTTGGAAAGGGTCGAATACCGTGAATCGGCAGCATGCCCTGATCCGGTTCCGGATGGATGA
- the nifU gene encoding Fe-S cluster assembly protein NifU codes for MWDYTDKVRDHFLNPRNAGPMEDPTVVGEVGSLACGDALKLFLKIDPSGRITDATFQTFGCASAIASSSVLTELLKGKTVEEAAAITNKEIAAELGGLPREKMHCSVMGQEALESALKRYRGELEPLVKPEGEIVCKCFGVTDVQIRRAITENNLTTVEEITDYTKAGGGCGECVLDLERILAETRGTEQPKAKPETAKRKLTNLQRMQLVAKVIDEEIRPSLKKDRGDIELLDIEGTRVLVSMRGACAGCPSSQLTIKELIQRRLRDAVDQEIIVEEVRS; via the coding sequence ATGTGGGATTACACCGACAAAGTGCGCGACCATTTTCTTAACCCTAGAAATGCCGGCCCCATGGAAGATCCCACCGTGGTGGGCGAAGTGGGCAGTCTGGCCTGCGGGGACGCGCTCAAACTTTTCCTGAAGATCGATCCATCCGGCCGGATCACCGACGCCACCTTTCAAACATTTGGTTGTGCCAGCGCCATCGCCTCCAGCTCCGTGCTCACGGAACTGCTCAAGGGTAAAACCGTTGAAGAGGCCGCGGCCATCACCAATAAAGAGATCGCCGCGGAACTGGGCGGCCTGCCCCGGGAAAAAATGCACTGTTCCGTGATGGGACAAGAAGCTTTGGAGTCGGCGTTAAAACGGTACCGGGGAGAGCTGGAACCGCTGGTCAAGCCCGAAGGGGAGATCGTCTGCAAATGTTTCGGCGTCACGGACGTGCAGATCCGCCGGGCCATAACAGAGAACAACCTGACCACGGTCGAGGAAATCACGGATTATACCAAAGCCGGCGGCGGCTGCGGCGAGTGCGTCCTGGACCTGGAGCGCATCCTGGCTGAAACCCGGGGCACGGAGCAGCCCAAGGCCAAACCGGAAACGGCCAAGCGCAAGCTGACCAACCTCCAGCGCATGCAGCTGGTGGCCAAGGTTATCGATGAGGAGATCCGGCCCAGTCTGAAAAAGGATCGCGGCGACATCGAGCTTCTGGACATCGAGGGAACCAGGGTCCTCGTCTCCATGCGCGGAGCCTGCGCCGGCTGCCCCTCCAGCCAGTTGACCATCAAGGAACTGATTCAGCGCCGGCTGCGCGATGCCGTGGATCAGGAAATCATCGTCGAGGAGGTGCGCTCATGA
- a CDS encoding adenosylcobinamide-GDP ribazoletransferase yields the protein MPKLVKEFFLAAGFLTRWAPAMIADNDELGRSMRWFPVVGLVLGIVLVLPLVLGLAAGRPWVQAWIWLGFAMYITRGLHWDGWADLGDAWGSGARGERFWEVIKDSRMGAFGGMGLFMGLAGCLIMVQGVVEAGQWGMLIWAPVLGRSAAVLLAWQARDLHRPGLAGLFLNALTWQSLAFVTSQAVVFGLFFVPWSMLLLAAGLCLGGILVLVRIARAQGGLNGDFLGTAIVWGEMSVFAAWMIGG from the coding sequence TTGCCGAAGCTTGTAAAAGAATTCTTCCTGGCCGCCGGATTTTTGACGCGCTGGGCTCCGGCCATGATCGCGGACAATGATGAACTGGGACGCAGCATGCGCTGGTTTCCGGTTGTGGGCTTGGTTCTGGGGATTGTCCTTGTCCTGCCGTTGGTTCTCGGACTCGCTGCGGGAAGGCCTTGGGTGCAGGCCTGGATCTGGCTCGGATTCGCGATGTACATCACCCGCGGGCTGCATTGGGACGGCTGGGCGGATTTGGGCGATGCCTGGGGCAGCGGGGCCCGGGGGGAGCGATTCTGGGAGGTGATCAAGGACAGTCGGATGGGCGCTTTCGGGGGCATGGGACTGTTCATGGGCCTGGCCGGCTGTCTGATCATGGTGCAGGGTGTTGTGGAAGCCGGGCAATGGGGGATGCTGATCTGGGCGCCGGTCCTGGGACGAAGCGCCGCCGTTCTTCTGGCTTGGCAGGCCAGGGATTTGCATCGTCCCGGATTGGCGGGGCTTTTTTTGAACGCCCTCACCTGGCAAAGCCTGGCTTTCGTAACGAGTCAAGCCGTCGTTTTCGGGCTGTTTTTCGTGCCGTGGAGCATGTTGTTGTTGGCCGCCGGTCTGTGCCTTGGCGGGATCCTGGTCCTTGTTCGCATCGCCCGGGCCCAAGGAGGGTTGAATGGCGATTTTTTGGGAACGGCTATTGTCTGGGGCGAGATGAGCGTATTTGCCGCCTGGATGATTGGAGGGTAG
- the nifS gene encoding cysteine desulfurase NifS has protein sequence MKEVYLDNNATTMVAPEVLEAMLPYLRSDYGNASSMHGFGGKVGKVIRQAREQTAQALGCSAEEIIFTSCGTESDNTAIFSAVRSQPEKRHVVTTRVEHPAVLNVASHLEIAGYEVTSLKVDEQGRLDLQELEDSLRPDTALVSVMHANNESGVVFPLERIAEIVKSRDILLHTDAVQTVGKLPIDLQTLAVDFLALSAHKVHGPKGVGALFVRRGVPFRPFMLGGHQEKGRRAGTENVAGIVALGKAMEMAEAGIVDENTRVKALRDRLENAIMESIPDVRRNGDPENRLPNTSSLAFKYIEGESILLMLDQYGICASSGSACTSGSLEPSHVLRAMGVPFTYAHGSIRFSLSRYTTDQEIDLVLRELPGIVSRLRAMSPFTGDQAGQACAC, from the coding sequence ATGAAGGAAGTCTACCTGGACAACAACGCCACGACCATGGTCGCACCGGAAGTCCTGGAAGCCATGCTGCCCTATCTGCGCAGCGATTACGGCAATGCCTCGAGCATGCACGGCTTCGGGGGCAAGGTGGGCAAGGTGATCCGGCAGGCCCGGGAACAGACGGCGCAGGCTCTCGGCTGCTCCGCCGAGGAAATCATCTTCACTTCCTGCGGCACGGAAAGCGACAACACGGCCATTTTCTCCGCTGTCCGCTCCCAGCCGGAAAAGCGACATGTCGTGACCACCCGGGTGGAGCATCCGGCGGTTCTGAACGTGGCCAGCCACCTGGAAATCGCCGGCTATGAGGTCACCAGCCTCAAGGTGGACGAACAGGGGCGGTTGGACCTGCAGGAACTCGAAGACAGTCTGCGTCCGGACACGGCCCTGGTTTCCGTGATGCACGCCAACAATGAAAGCGGGGTCGTGTTTCCCCTGGAGCGGATCGCCGAGATCGTCAAGAGCCGCGACATCCTGCTGCATACGGACGCCGTGCAGACCGTGGGCAAGCTGCCCATCGACCTGCAAACGCTGGCCGTGGATTTTCTGGCCCTTTCCGCGCACAAGGTGCACGGCCCCAAGGGGGTCGGCGCGCTCTTCGTACGCCGCGGCGTTCCCTTTCGCCCCTTCATGCTTGGCGGACACCAGGAAAAAGGCCGCCGGGCCGGCACGGAGAACGTTGCCGGCATCGTCGCCCTGGGCAAAGCCATGGAAATGGCCGAGGCAGGAATTGTGGATGAAAATACGCGGGTCAAGGCCCTTCGGGATCGCCTGGAGAACGCGATTATGGAATCCATCCCGGATGTGCGACGCAACGGCGACCCTGAAAACCGTCTTCCGAACACGTCCAGCCTGGCCTTCAAGTACATCGAGGGTGAATCCATCCTGCTCATGCTGGACCAGTACGGCATCTGCGCCAGTTCCGGTTCGGCGTGCACCTCGGGCAGCCTGGAACCGTCCCATGTCCTGCGGGCCATGGGCGTGCCCTTCACCTACGCCCACGGCTCCATCCGCTTCAGCCTGAGCCGGTACACCACGGATCAGGAAATCGACCTTGTCCTGCGGGAATTGCCTGGCATCGTTTCCAGGCTGCGAGCCATGTCTCCCTTTACCGGAGACCAAGCCGGACAGGCCTGTGCGTGCTGA
- a CDS encoding DUF502 domain-containing protein encodes MNEDLQPRGCWFRLKNFIRVNLLAGILFLTPVMATFFFLRVLFNFVDGFLRFLPEPFQPENFLPFRIPGLGLILLFLTVLLTGFAVRNYMGRKLVEVWDRVIETIPLVNKLYLAVKQLVETIFNRSPQDFQRVVLVEYPKDGSYALGFVTGFATGEIQRKTKQKVLNVFVPTTPNPTSGFFLMVPEQSVIPMEMSVEDAFKLLVSGGIISPDKKEHP; translated from the coding sequence ATGAATGAAGATCTTCAACCACGCGGCTGCTGGTTCAGGTTGAAAAATTTCATCAGGGTGAACCTCCTGGCCGGGATTCTTTTCTTGACTCCGGTCATGGCGACCTTTTTCTTCCTGCGTGTTCTGTTCAATTTCGTGGACGGTTTTTTGCGGTTCCTGCCGGAACCCTTTCAGCCGGAGAATTTTCTGCCCTTCCGCATTCCCGGCCTGGGATTGATCCTCCTCTTCCTTACCGTGCTCCTGACCGGATTCGCTGTCCGCAACTACATGGGCCGGAAGCTTGTGGAAGTCTGGGACAGGGTTATCGAGACCATTCCCCTGGTGAACAAGCTTTATCTTGCCGTGAAACAGCTTGTGGAAACCATTTTCAATCGGTCGCCCCAGGATTTTCAGCGAGTGGTCCTGGTTGAATACCCCAAGGATGGAAGTTATGCGCTGGGGTTCGTCACGGGTTTCGCAACCGGGGAGATCCAGCGCAAGACGAAACAAAAAGTGCTCAATGTTTTTGTCCCTACGACTCCCAATCCCACATCGGGTTTTTTCCTGATGGTCCCCGAACAGTCGGTGATCCCTATGGAGATGAGTGTTGAAGACGCATTCAAGCTGCTTGTTTCCGGCGGCATCATCAGCCCGGATAAAAAAGAACACCCCTAA
- the panD gene encoding aspartate 1-decarboxylase, which yields MALRCFMIGKIHRATVTAARVDYEGSLSVCPALLEASGILPHEQVEVYNLNNGERLRTYTIVGEPGEICLNGAAALKGDVGHLIIIVAYSWLEPDEIDQLQPRVVLVDRTNKIVQTANAGPDFNKFGNE from the coding sequence ATGGCGCTACGTTGTTTTATGATCGGGAAAATCCACCGGGCCACCGTTACCGCGGCCCGGGTGGACTACGAAGGGAGCTTGTCCGTCTGTCCGGCCCTCCTGGAAGCATCCGGGATTCTGCCCCATGAGCAGGTGGAAGTGTACAATCTGAATAATGGAGAACGGTTGCGCACCTATACCATCGTCGGCGAGCCGGGAGAGATATGTCTCAACGGCGCGGCCGCCTTAAAAGGCGATGTCGGGCATCTGATCATCATCGTGGCCTACTCCTGGCTGGAGCCGGATGAGATTGATCAGTTGCAGCCGCGAGTGGTGCTGGTGGACAGGACAAATAAAATTGTTCAGACGGCGAATGCCGGGCCTGATTTTAATAAATTTGGCAATGAATGA